A genomic region of Pseudomonadota bacterium contains the following coding sequences:
- a CDS encoding AI-2E family transporter: MNETESTDSLDREHSLDQVRAYLGRLPWWAWGASILSLFAVVYFLGPVLDPFAAAFILAYLFRPFVERIAGWGVPRSLAVFIVFAAVILAVSGAVLILIPPLQEQISRLIAVVPAIFSWIQDTALPWISNVFSIDVSRVDIQSFASVIQRNLSEAGTAAGFVARYLTSSGLALVGLVAKLSLIPIVAFYLMRDWKRVLESFSRLVPRPLLEPTKEFFRETDDMLAAFLRGQLSVMIALGLIYGVGLWVAGVEFALVIGFFAGLVSFVPYLGFAVGIGAALISALFTGAEPLTYLYIVIVFGIGQILEGSVITPNLVGDRIGLHPVVVIFAVLAGAQLFGFAGVMLALPVSAVLAVFFRHLGDIYMRSELYENP, encoded by the coding sequence ATGAACGAGACTGAATCGACCGATAGTCTGGATCGCGAGCACTCGCTCGATCAGGTCAGGGCTTATTTGGGTCGCCTACCCTGGTGGGCTTGGGGTGCATCCATTCTCAGCCTGTTCGCTGTGGTTTATTTTCTGGGCCCCGTGCTCGATCCATTTGCGGCGGCCTTCATATTGGCCTACCTGTTTCGGCCCTTCGTAGAACGCATCGCCGGTTGGGGGGTACCTCGAAGTCTGGCGGTTTTCATCGTATTCGCTGCCGTCATTCTGGCCGTATCGGGTGCGGTGTTAATCTTGATCCCCCCTCTTCAGGAGCAAATCAGCCGCCTGATTGCCGTCGTACCCGCGATCTTCTCATGGATCCAAGATACCGCACTGCCCTGGATATCAAACGTTTTCAGCATTGATGTGTCGCGAGTGGACATTCAGAGTTTTGCCTCCGTAATTCAGCGCAATCTATCCGAAGCGGGGACCGCTGCCGGATTTGTGGCCCGCTACCTCACCAGCTCCGGATTAGCGTTGGTGGGCTTGGTCGCCAAACTCTCGTTGATTCCCATTGTGGCGTTCTATCTCATGCGGGACTGGAAACGGGTGTTGGAAAGCTTCAGCCGGTTGGTTCCGCGCCCGCTACTGGAACCGACCAAAGAATTCTTTCGAGAAACCGATGACATGCTGGCAGCATTCCTCCGAGGCCAACTGTCGGTGATGATCGCCCTGGGCTTGATCTACGGAGTGGGCTTGTGGGTCGCCGGTGTTGAGTTTGCATTGGTCATTGGTTTCTTCGCCGGATTGGTGAGTTTCGTGCCTTATCTGGGATTCGCCGTCGGTATCGGCGCGGCGTTGATCTCAGCCTTGTTTACGGGAGCCGAACCCTTGACCTATCTCTATATCGTCATCGTGTTCGGCATCGGCCAAATACTGGAAGGCTCTGTGATCACACCTAACTTGGTCGGTGACCGTATCGGCTTACACCCGGTTGTTGTGATCTTCGCCGTACTGGCGGGGGCGCAGTTGTTCGGCTTTGCCGGCGTGATGTTGGCATTGCCGGTCAGCGCGGTGTTGGCGGTATTTTTTCGCCATTTGGGCGACATTTATATGCGCAGCGAGCTCTATGAAAACCCATGA
- a CDS encoding alpha/beta hydrolase — MLTCQESTLKTNDGKTLLTRHWPSGGPARARLLLVHGFGEHSGRYPTLVEHLVRAQIDVHAFDHRGHGRSTGRRGHISDFSQYRDDVAAMLDSIVNRSPALPIFLMGHSMGALIALDYLMHTPNPALKGAILSGTPLEPTGAAGPVLIALSRVMSRYLPAMRVKLGVQPEALSRDSAVVEAYRNDPLVHGLASARWGTEMMDAMRRVNASPQRLNVPTLFVHGGADTVSPPSAVHKFYQRLALKDKMLRVFDGCLHEPHNDPARTEEFPQIAAWIEGHLSS; from the coding sequence ATGTTGACTTGCCAAGAATCGACGCTGAAGACAAACGACGGTAAAACCTTACTCACCCGCCACTGGCCCAGTGGCGGCCCAGCCCGGGCCCGGCTTCTCTTGGTACATGGGTTTGGAGAACACAGTGGGCGATATCCCACTTTGGTCGAACACTTGGTTCGAGCCCAAATCGACGTCCATGCGTTCGATCACCGAGGTCACGGTCGTTCAACCGGCCGCCGGGGCCACATCTCCGACTTTTCACAGTACCGAGACGACGTTGCGGCCATGCTGGATTCAATCGTGAACCGGTCACCCGCATTGCCGATTTTCTTAATGGGGCACAGTATGGGCGCGCTGATCGCGCTGGACTATCTCATGCACACCCCGAACCCGGCGCTTAAGGGGGCGATATTGAGCGGCACACCACTAGAACCCACGGGCGCTGCCGGTCCTGTGCTCATCGCTCTGTCACGGGTCATGTCGCGCTATCTGCCAGCGATGCGCGTGAAACTGGGCGTCCAACCTGAAGCGCTGTCGCGGGACAGCGCCGTGGTCGAGGCTTACCGAAATGATCCGCTGGTCCACGGCCTGGCCAGCGCGCGCTGGGGAACCGAAATGATGGACGCCATGCGGCGTGTCAACGCCTCACCGCAACGGCTAAACGTTCCGACGTTGTTTGTACATGGCGGCGCCGATACCGTCTCGCCGCCCAGTGCGGTTCACAAGTTCTACCAACGACTCGCTCTGAAGGATAAGATGCTCAGGGTATTTGACGGATGTTTGCACGAACCCCACAACGACCCTGCACGGACGGAGGAATTTCCCCAAATCGCCGCGTGGATCGAGGGACACTTGTCCAGCTGA
- the mazG gene encoding nucleoside triphosphate pyrophosphohydrolase, whose product MSSNPTSAGEISELLEIMARLRDPQGGCPWDREQDWHSLVPHTLEEAYEVADAIERQDYQALPGELGDLLFQVVFYARIGEESSAFDFAAVVRELRDKLIRRHPHVFSDLKLEDQAHQARLWDEIKAQERSGRQNRADVSDNVLGSVPANFPSLTRAAKLGRRAARLGFDWDGIDGVLDKVHEELGELRDELTDPIDLDRAEEELGDLLFSIASLARHLGVDAETALRRANRKFERRFLEMDRLMKVDGLEPGQDQREAMEDYWARVKAGEP is encoded by the coding sequence TTGAGTTCTAATCCAACGTCGGCTGGGGAGATCTCGGAGCTATTGGAGATTATGGCTCGCCTTCGCGATCCACAAGGCGGGTGTCCGTGGGATCGCGAGCAGGATTGGCACTCGTTGGTACCCCACACCTTGGAAGAAGCCTATGAGGTGGCCGATGCCATCGAACGCCAAGACTACCAAGCGCTCCCCGGCGAGTTGGGTGACCTTTTGTTTCAGGTGGTGTTTTATGCGCGAATCGGCGAGGAGAGCAGCGCCTTCGATTTTGCGGCTGTTGTTCGCGAACTGCGCGACAAACTGATTCGAAGGCATCCCCACGTCTTCAGCGATCTCAAACTGGAAGATCAGGCGCATCAGGCGCGTCTATGGGACGAGATCAAGGCACAGGAGCGTTCGGGACGGCAAAATCGCGCAGATGTGTCCGATAACGTGCTCGGTAGCGTACCTGCGAATTTCCCGTCTTTAACGCGCGCCGCCAAACTCGGTCGGCGAGCGGCGCGTCTGGGGTTCGATTGGGATGGAATCGATGGTGTGTTGGATAAGGTTCATGAAGAGCTCGGCGAGTTGCGTGACGAGTTGACTGACCCGATTGACCTCGATCGTGCGGAAGAGGAGTTGGGCGATCTGTTGTTTTCTATCGCCAGTTTGGCTCGTCACCTGGGTGTGGACGCCGAAACCGCGCTGCGGCGGGCAAACCGCAAGTTCGAACGCCGGTTTCTGGAAATGGATCGGCTGATGAAAGTTGATGGCTTGGAGCCTGGACAAGATCAGCGCGAAGCGATGGAAGATTATTGGGCCCGGGTCAAGGCCGGTGAGCCATAG
- a CDS encoding VWA domain-containing protein — protein sequence MHQTFEEFVFAVRSAGIRVSVDEVLTAYRTVSLVGYQDRDVLRDALAAVMAKTLDDRREFEQVFDRFFSTSDYQPALEKLVEPNDADSGYQRQIAQTSSPDFGSTRLLAAMQEAARHVRLDDIEHLGQRNVFMYRLLRELGLEALDEELAGLESSENPDHEQLARLQQRREALIEQAKRYTERHLALYGKGKRERFHQTSLREKSLASQDYRDQAEMQQLVRHIARRLAAVHARRSKRAQRGLLDVRQTLRRNTGYDGALWDIQWKRKKVDRPRIVAICDVSRSVSPYSRFLLLFLYSLADAIHRSRTFVFCSDVAEVTSAFQASEPTEVIDTALTAAPKGYTDYGQSFQSMLDRFADALTPKTTVLILGDARNNQLPAGASALRQIQQRSRGIIWLNPEPENRWGQGDSEMGNYRPFCRMVRRCGNINDLERAINDMLNALTRQA from the coding sequence ATGCACCAGACCTTTGAAGAATTTGTGTTCGCCGTTCGCAGTGCCGGCATACGCGTCTCTGTCGACGAAGTGCTGACGGCTTACCGAACGGTGTCCTTGGTCGGTTATCAGGATCGGGATGTACTGCGTGATGCCTTAGCCGCGGTGATGGCCAAGACCTTGGACGACCGCCGGGAATTCGAACAAGTCTTCGACCGCTTCTTCTCCACCTCGGATTACCAACCCGCGTTGGAAAAGCTTGTCGAACCGAATGATGCCGACAGTGGGTATCAACGGCAGATCGCGCAAACCTCCTCCCCTGATTTCGGCTCCACTCGGTTGTTGGCGGCCATGCAGGAGGCCGCACGCCACGTTCGTCTCGACGACATCGAGCATCTGGGCCAACGGAACGTGTTTATGTATCGCTTGCTACGCGAGTTGGGCCTGGAGGCGTTGGATGAGGAGCTTGCGGGCCTTGAATCGTCGGAGAACCCCGACCACGAACAACTCGCCCGACTCCAGCAACGTCGCGAGGCACTCATCGAACAAGCCAAGCGGTATACGGAACGGCACTTGGCCCTGTACGGCAAAGGCAAGCGCGAAAGATTTCACCAGACATCGCTGCGGGAGAAAAGCCTCGCCAGCCAAGACTATCGCGATCAGGCCGAGATGCAACAATTGGTACGACACATCGCCCGACGTCTTGCGGCAGTCCATGCCCGTCGCAGCAAACGGGCACAACGAGGCCTTTTGGACGTGCGGCAGACCTTGCGTCGCAACACCGGCTATGACGGGGCTTTATGGGATATCCAATGGAAACGCAAGAAGGTCGACCGCCCGCGGATCGTGGCAATTTGCGACGTCTCCCGATCCGTTTCACCCTACAGCCGGTTTCTTTTACTTTTCCTCTATAGCCTGGCTGACGCCATCCACCGCAGCCGAACATTCGTTTTCTGTTCGGATGTGGCCGAGGTCACCAGCGCGTTCCAGGCATCCGAACCGACCGAGGTGATCGATACCGCCCTGACTGCGGCACCGAAGGGATACACCGACTACGGACAAAGCTTTCAATCCATGCTGGATCGCTTCGCCGACGCCCTGACGCCGAAAACCACGGTATTGATACTGGGCGATGCACGTAACAATCAGCTGCCCGCCGGGGCAAGCGCGCTTCGTCAAATCCAGCAGCGCAGTCGCGGCATCATTTGGTTGAACCCGGAGCCTGAAAACCGCTGGGGTCAAGGTGATTCGGAAATGGGAAACTACCGGCCGTTCTGCCGCATGGTGCGGCGTTGCGGAAATATCAATGACCTGGAGCGCGCCATCAACGACATGTTAAACGCGTTGACCCGCCAAGCTTAA
- a CDS encoding CoA pyrophosphatase — MIDLISGRLRDTRPLLDPDELASYPGALNIPIDFLPVPPAELRPAAVLVPIVDEQEGMSVLLTQRTNQLRNHGGQISFPGGGVESHDVDITATALRETHEEIGIPPEQVEVIGYLDPHLTVSGFWVTPVVGLVRSPYQLLPDEREVADVFDVPLSFVMDPKNHLRRTGNFRGQEVAYYSIPYQGRNIWGATAAMIINLYQKVFF; from the coding sequence ATGATTGATTTGATTAGCGGTCGCTTGCGCGACACGCGTCCCTTGTTGGATCCGGATGAGCTGGCTTCGTATCCCGGAGCACTCAACATACCCATTGATTTCCTGCCCGTCCCGCCCGCAGAGTTGCGGCCGGCTGCCGTGCTTGTCCCGATTGTGGATGAGCAGGAGGGCATGTCCGTATTGTTAACTCAGCGGACGAATCAGTTGCGCAATCACGGCGGCCAGATCAGTTTTCCGGGGGGCGGAGTTGAATCACACGATGTCGATATCACGGCCACCGCGCTGCGTGAAACACATGAGGAAATCGGTATACCGCCGGAACAGGTCGAGGTTATCGGCTATCTGGATCCTCATCTGACGGTGAGCGGATTTTGGGTTACCCCGGTGGTCGGCTTGGTCCGTTCACCCTACCAATTGCTTCCCGACGAGCGGGAGGTAGCCGATGTTTTTGATGTCCCGCTCTCCTTCGTGATGGACCCGAAAAATCACCTCCGGCGCACGGGCAACTTCCGGGGTCAAGAGGTGGCCTATTACTCCATTCCTTACCAAGGCCGCAATATTTGGGGCGCAACGGCGGCCATGATTATCAACCTTTATCAGAAGGTGTTTTTTTGA
- a CDS encoding lysophospholipid acyltransferase family protein, whose protein sequence is MQPAIGSGMPGFGEIFSQAIPYQHDNLLNRILLRGVMATLGRLVEDVRGADKLTQIPDPYIVVLNHSTRIEALVVPPLLAWYRQGKQIRFLADWNFLMVPGISLLYRRNGVIPVVRKPARPKVLNALRPWIVRQTTGFAGASQSLAKGESVGIFPEGTVNRDPHCLLTGQIGTAKLSLDTGTPVLPIGIRFPQPKRHDALEAFPTMRLVVGDPLDPCQFRSTQRRVSAVKQWHERIMSELGQLSGKRWEPTLSRMQEQACQTSTKSM, encoded by the coding sequence ATGCAGCCAGCAATAGGTTCGGGCATGCCAGGGTTCGGTGAAATCTTCAGCCAGGCGATTCCTTATCAGCACGATAACCTGTTGAACCGCATTCTACTGCGTGGCGTCATGGCTACACTTGGCCGCCTCGTGGAAGACGTTCGGGGTGCCGACAAATTGACGCAGATTCCCGATCCCTACATCGTCGTCCTCAATCACAGCACCCGAATCGAGGCCCTCGTCGTGCCACCCCTGTTAGCTTGGTACCGACAGGGCAAACAGATTCGTTTCCTGGCCGACTGGAACTTTCTGATGGTGCCAGGAATTTCATTGCTGTATCGACGCAATGGCGTCATTCCCGTCGTCCGAAAGCCCGCGCGCCCGAAAGTACTCAACGCCCTGCGGCCATGGATTGTGAGGCAAACCACCGGTTTCGCGGGGGCGAGCCAATCGTTGGCGAAAGGGGAGTCAGTAGGGATTTTTCCGGAAGGCACGGTCAACCGTGATCCTCATTGTCTCCTGACGGGCCAGATCGGCACGGCGAAGCTCTCACTAGACACCGGGACCCCGGTATTGCCCATTGGGATTCGATTTCCCCAGCCCAAGCGCCATGACGCGTTGGAGGCGTTTCCGACGATGCGGCTGGTTGTGGGTGATCCCCTGGATCCGTGTCAGTTCCGGTCGACGCAGCGTCGCGTATCAGCCGTGAAACAGTGGCATGAGCGGATTATGAGCGAACTGGGGCAGTTGAGCGGAAAACGTTGGGAACCGACCCTTTCCAGAATGCAGGAGCAGGCATGTCAAACGTCCACGAAATCGATGTAG
- a CDS encoding GNAT family N-acetyltransferase: MSNVHEIDVEQVASRAQRAETLSVLRETYRDEKHWIDDESTVFPIEDLDNEHVAWFLATSRGQPAGVLRVHYAPPLHLYRQYNLKMTTPGIDVEGFINENAIAEIGRFAVVPKQRRHLKIVAALMRAATADTIARGFTHYITDVFEGETHSPYHFHTRVFGFTPVATHEVGEMNCANRRITLILNLREAYHRLAGRRNRVFRSITEGWDEQLHKRLSA; the protein is encoded by the coding sequence ATGTCAAACGTCCACGAAATCGATGTAGAACAAGTTGCCAGCCGCGCCCAGCGGGCGGAAACGCTGAGTGTGCTGCGAGAGACTTACCGCGACGAAAAACACTGGATAGACGACGAATCCACCGTGTTTCCCATCGAGGATCTCGATAATGAACATGTGGCGTGGTTTCTTGCCACCTCGCGTGGACAGCCGGCGGGCGTGCTCCGGGTACACTACGCGCCGCCCTTACATCTGTATCGCCAATACAACCTGAAAATGACCACCCCGGGCATTGACGTGGAGGGGTTTATCAACGAGAACGCCATCGCGGAGATTGGGCGTTTCGCTGTGGTTCCGAAGCAACGCCGGCATCTGAAGATTGTGGCGGCACTGATGCGGGCTGCGACGGCCGACACCATCGCTCGCGGTTTTACCCATTACATCACTGACGTATTTGAAGGCGAGACACACAGTCCGTATCACTTTCATACGCGCGTGTTCGGCTTCACGCCGGTGGCGACCCACGAAGTCGGTGAAATGAACTGCGCCAATCGGCGGATCACGCTGATCCTCAATTTGCGTGAGGCTTATCATCGCCTAGCTGGACGACGCAATCGCGTTTTCCGGTCGATCACCGAAGGGTGGGACGAGCAATTGCATAAGCGTTTGTCGGCCTGA
- a CDS encoding class II fumarate hydratase yields MVDGEYRTERDSLGELKVPAEALWGIQTQRAVENFPISGLRMPRAFIEALGLIKASAAEANGALELIPAERVIAIVQAAEMVASGAVDEHFPVDVFQTGSGTSSNMNANEVIAQLASEHLAAPVHPNDEVNMGQSSNDVIPTAVHLSAVLQTQRFLLPSLDYLETVIREQAAAVDDVVKTGRTHLMDAMPIRMSQEMGAWASQVGHAKARLQTSLSELKGLAQGGTAVGTGINAHPNFRAHFLRALNARTGIDFQSAPDPFEAQSSIDALSAFSGHLKTLGAALIKISNDLRWMNSGPLAGLGEISLPALQPGSSIMPGKVNPVIPEAVAQVGAQVIGNDATVTVATQSGNFQLNVMWPLVAHNVLQSGMLLSHAANVLADKAIAGLTVNREHLADQVARNPVLVTALNMVIGYDLGARIAKIAYREERPLLDVAREMTDLSEARLRELLDPEKLTQGGIPGTDAESSDRE; encoded by the coding sequence ATGGTGGACGGCGAATATCGTACTGAACGGGACAGCTTGGGTGAGCTGAAAGTGCCGGCCGAAGCGCTCTGGGGCATACAAACACAGCGGGCCGTGGAAAACTTTCCGATCAGTGGTTTACGGATGCCACGCGCGTTCATCGAGGCGTTGGGGTTGATTAAAGCCAGTGCCGCCGAAGCCAACGGCGCGCTGGAGCTGATTCCGGCCGAGCGAGTGATTGCCATTGTGCAGGCGGCAGAAATGGTTGCTTCAGGCGCCGTGGACGAACACTTTCCGGTGGATGTGTTCCAGACCGGCTCGGGTACCAGCAGTAACATGAACGCCAATGAAGTCATTGCTCAATTGGCATCGGAGCATCTTGCCGCTCCGGTTCATCCCAATGATGAAGTGAACATGGGGCAGAGCAGTAACGATGTGATCCCCACGGCGGTTCACCTCAGCGCCGTATTGCAGACGCAGCGGTTCTTGCTACCAAGCCTGGATTATCTGGAAACGGTCATACGTGAGCAGGCAGCCGCGGTGGATGATGTCGTCAAGACCGGCCGTACGCACCTGATGGATGCGATGCCCATCCGAATGTCACAGGAGATGGGCGCCTGGGCCAGCCAGGTCGGCCACGCCAAAGCACGGTTGCAAACAAGTCTGTCAGAGCTCAAGGGTTTGGCCCAGGGTGGAACGGCCGTGGGAACGGGAATCAACGCGCACCCGAATTTCCGAGCCCATTTTTTGCGGGCGCTCAACGCCCGCACCGGGATCGATTTTCAGTCAGCCCCGGACCCGTTTGAGGCCCAGAGCAGCATCGATGCACTGAGCGCTTTTTCCGGGCACTTGAAAACCTTAGGTGCCGCCCTCATTAAAATCTCCAATGATTTGAGGTGGATGAACAGCGGTCCATTGGCAGGGTTGGGCGAAATCAGCTTACCGGCACTTCAGCCGGGCAGCAGCATCATGCCCGGTAAAGTGAATCCGGTGATTCCCGAGGCCGTCGCCCAGGTCGGCGCCCAGGTGATCGGCAACGATGCGACCGTGACCGTGGCGACTCAGTCCGGCAATTTTCAGCTCAACGTCATGTGGCCACTGGTCGCTCACAATGTACTTCAGAGCGGCATGCTTTTGAGTCATGCCGCAAATGTGTTGGCCGATAAGGCCATAGCGGGTCTGACGGTAAACCGTGAACACTTGGCCGATCAGGTCGCCCGCAATCCGGTGTTGGTGACCGCACTGAATATGGTCATCGGATACGATCTTGGCGCGCGGATCGCTAAGATCGCTTATCGTGAGGAACGCCCCCTATTGGACGTCGCACGGGAAATGACCGATCTTAGCGAGGCGAGGTTGCGTGAGCTGCTCGACCCCGAAAAACTGACTCAGGGAGGAATTCCCGGCACCGATGCCGAATCATCGGACCGCGAATAG
- a CDS encoding methyltransferase domain-containing protein, which translates to MGDLLLASKSGVGRMVGEPGAFGHLDPTRHHYYRQFVPDFRGLSVLEPAWGTTVGNEYLTKQGAQVSTVDMSLYAPELTGEQAIPSLSEARLKTNMLPFADTTFDVVLCHNVLEHTSDSLNVLSELHRLLKPGGQLFFNTFNRSWATRFGLIWNLAYLQRRVPTGSYTWKKFMTPEELKRKLEAVGFTGIHMRGINPGLYGSDRKRRRRTDENMRLMFMGRARKNGSQ; encoded by the coding sequence ATGGGTGATCTTCTTCTCGCGTCGAAATCGGGCGTCGGCCGAATGGTCGGCGAGCCAGGAGCGTTTGGGCATCTGGATCCTACTCGGCATCATTATTATCGGCAGTTTGTGCCCGATTTTCGGGGGCTCAGTGTGTTGGAACCCGCATGGGGTACGACCGTGGGCAATGAGTATCTCACCAAGCAGGGCGCTCAGGTGTCGACAGTCGATATGAGCCTCTACGCGCCGGAACTAACGGGTGAGCAAGCCATCCCGTCGTTATCTGAAGCTCGCCTCAAGACCAATATGCTGCCGTTCGCCGACACAACATTCGATGTTGTGCTTTGTCATAACGTGCTGGAGCATACATCCGATTCCCTTAATGTTCTCAGTGAGCTTCACCGGCTGTTGAAGCCTGGCGGACAGTTATTCTTCAATACCTTCAACCGTTCTTGGGCAACGCGTTTTGGTTTGATCTGGAACTTGGCCTATCTGCAACGCCGCGTTCCAACGGGTTCATACACTTGGAAGAAGTTCATGACTCCCGAAGAACTGAAACGAAAGCTGGAAGCGGTGGGGTTTACGGGAATTCACATGCGAGGAATTAACCCAGGCTTGTATGGCAGCGATCGGAAGCGTCGGCGGCGGACAGACGAAAATATGCGTTTGATGTTTATGGGGCGTGCACGTAAGAACGGATCTCAGTAA